Proteins encoded together in one Deltaproteobacteria bacterium window:
- a CDS encoding tetratricopeptide repeat protein, which translates to MPPASLTTAEVARVLGVSEARVRAFVRAGWCAPGRRGRALAFRFQDLVVLRAAKSLHDARVPAARVKRALRALARELGESSELSGLRIAADGKRVVVQRGGARFEPESGQLLLEFSASELASDAARVIGSRIATERADAREPLRAGRARAAAREEAAREPAPDARSLARIAFDEALAHEESCDPAAAIRCYRRALARDASFADAAVNLARLLHEAGRAKEAAALYERALALDPRDAEVHYNLALALEDTRGAAAAMHHYEHAIALDPSFADAHWNLAGLLEAAGKKQEALRHYRAYEKLTR; encoded by the coding sequence ATGCCTCCCGCGTCGCTCACAACCGCCGAGGTCGCGCGCGTGCTCGGCGTGTCCGAGGCGCGCGTGCGCGCGTTCGTGCGCGCGGGCTGGTGCGCACCCGGGCGCCGCGGGCGCGCGCTCGCGTTCCGCTTCCAGGATCTCGTGGTGCTGCGCGCTGCGAAGAGCCTGCACGACGCGCGGGTTCCCGCCGCGCGCGTGAAGCGTGCGCTCCGCGCGCTCGCCCGCGAGCTCGGCGAGTCGAGCGAGTTATCAGGCCTGCGCATCGCGGCGGATGGGAAGCGCGTCGTCGTGCAGCGCGGCGGGGCGCGCTTCGAGCCCGAGAGCGGGCAGCTGCTGCTCGAGTTCAGCGCGAGCGAGCTCGCGAGCGACGCCGCGCGCGTGATCGGGAGCCGCATCGCGACCGAGCGCGCGGACGCACGCGAACCGCTGCGCGCCGGTCGCGCGCGTGCCGCCGCGCGCGAAGAAGCCGCCCGCGAGCCCGCACCCGACGCGCGATCGCTCGCTCGCATTGCCTTCGACGAGGCGCTCGCGCACGAGGAGTCGTGCGACCCCGCCGCCGCGATTCGCTGCTACCGGCGCGCGCTCGCGCGCGACGCGAGCTTCGCCGATGCCGCGGTCAATCTCGCGCGCCTCCTGCACGAAGCCGGGCGCGCGAAGGAGGCCGCCGCTCTCTACGAGCGCGCGCTCGCGCTCGATCCGCGCGATGCCGAGGTTCACTACAACCTCGCGCTCGCGCTCGAAGACACGCGCGGCGCCGCGGCTGCGATGCACCACTACGAGCACGCCATCGCGCTCGACCCGAGCTTCGCCGACGCGCACTGGAATCTCGCGGGCCTGCTCGAAGCCGCGGGGAAGAAGCAGGAGGCGCTGAGGCACTACCGCGCGTACGAGAAGCTGACGCGCTGA
- a CDS encoding Ku protein encodes MPARANSSATISFGLVSIPVKVYTANRSKSVSFNMLHAKDKSRLKQQYVCATCGEPVESADRVKGYEYAKDQYVVMSDEELKALERKSDRTIEIEEFIPMERVDALYYEKAQLLGPDKGGAKAYRLLNEAMLTMGKVAIGRHHVRGREQLVLVRPLGRGLVLQGLYYADEVAKFDEIEFGDEVELKKGELDLAQQLIEQLASERFQPEKYEDEYRRELLSAIDRKVAGEEVVSAPRAEQREQIIDLVAALKKSLEEKRGGAGQAKVTPDAAAERVRKPARAKGKSADAKRARG; translated from the coding sequence ATGCCCGCTCGCGCGAACTCCTCGGCCACGATCTCGTTCGGCCTCGTCTCGATTCCGGTGAAGGTCTACACCGCGAACCGCAGCAAGAGCGTCTCGTTCAACATGCTGCACGCGAAGGACAAGTCGCGGCTCAAGCAGCAGTACGTGTGCGCGACGTGTGGCGAGCCGGTCGAGAGCGCCGACCGCGTCAAGGGCTACGAGTACGCGAAGGACCAGTACGTCGTGATGAGCGACGAGGAGCTGAAGGCGCTCGAGCGCAAGAGCGACCGCACGATCGAGATCGAAGAGTTCATTCCGATGGAGCGCGTCGACGCGCTCTACTACGAGAAGGCGCAGCTGCTCGGCCCGGACAAGGGCGGCGCCAAGGCCTATCGCCTGCTCAACGAGGCGATGCTCACGATGGGAAAGGTCGCGATCGGCCGACACCACGTGCGCGGCCGCGAGCAGCTCGTGCTCGTCCGGCCGCTCGGCCGCGGGCTCGTGCTGCAGGGCCTCTACTACGCCGACGAAGTCGCGAAATTCGACGAGATCGAGTTCGGCGACGAGGTGGAGCTGAAGAAGGGCGAGCTCGATCTCGCGCAGCAGCTGATCGAACAGCTCGCGAGCGAGCGCTTCCAGCCTGAGAAGTACGAGGACGAGTATCGGCGCGAGTTGCTCTCGGCCATCGACCGGAAGGTCGCGGGCGAAGAGGTCGTGTCCGCTCCGCGCGCCGAGCAGCGCGAGCAGATCATCGACCTCGTCGCGGCGTTGAAGAAGAGCCTCGAAGAGAAGCGCGGCGGTGCGGGGCAAGCGAAGGTGACGCCCGATGCCGCCGCCGAGCGCGTGCGCAAGCCGGCGCGCGCAAAGGGCAAGAGCGCGGACGCGAAGCGCGCGCGGGGCTGA